Proteins encoded in a region of the Massilia sp. UMI-21 genome:
- a CDS encoding DUF2141 domain-containing protein — MHPIHSTAFVAMFLAGAAGAAELRIQVDDLRSAQGKVMIAVYDSADSFLKRPARAARVTAEAGTVSAHIKDLPPGEYGIALFHDANDNGRMDSNAMGIPTEDHAFSNNARGNMGPPTFEQVRFALPAAGATATISLR, encoded by the coding sequence ATGCACCCGATCCATAGCACCGCCTTTGTTGCCATGTTCCTTGCCGGCGCCGCCGGCGCAGCCGAGCTGCGCATCCAGGTCGACGACCTCCGGTCGGCGCAGGGCAAGGTCATGATTGCCGTCTACGATTCGGCCGACAGCTTCCTCAAGCGACCGGCCAGGGCGGCCCGCGTGACGGCCGAGGCCGGCACTGTCAGCGCCCACATCAAGGACCTGCCGCCGGGCGAATACGGCATCGCCCTGTTCCACGACGCCAACGACAACGGCCGGATGGACAGCAATGCGATGGGCATTCCCACCGAAGACCACGCTTTCAGTAACAATGCCCGCGGCAACATGGGGCCGCCGACATTCGAACAGGTACGGTTCGCCCTGCCCGCGGCCGGCGCCACCGCCACCATCAGCCTGCGCTGA